The Kiritimatiellia bacterium genome has a window encoding:
- the tviB gene encoding Vi polysaccharide biosynthesis UDP-N-acetylglucosamine C-6 dehydrogenase TviB — protein MSSDLLGTTRIAVIGLGYVGLPLAVEFGRRMPVVGFDINPARIRELRAGRDSTLETEPEDLRAARHLRFTTRAADLRSCNFYIVTVPTPVDEFKRPDLRPLERASETVGGVLKRGDIVVYESTVYPGATEEVCAPILERRSGLKLNRDFFLGYSPERINPGDKEHRLVNIRKIVSGSTPAAARRVQAVYSTIVQAGTFLASSIRVAEAAKVIENTQRDVNIALVNELAMLFERLGIDTEEVLEAAGTKWNFLPFRPGLVGGHCIGVDPYYLTHKAQQVGFHPEMILAGRRTNDNMGSYVVTRLIKLMTARRIIVPGSRVLVMGLTFKENCPDIRNTRVVDIVQELRELGARVDVYDPWADPAEAQREYGIRLIRRLRARTYDAILLAVAHRQFREMGAANIRALGRRPHVLFDVKYILPRGAADGRL, from the coding sequence ATGTCGTCGGATCTTCTGGGAACCACGCGCATTGCGGTCATTGGTCTTGGTTACGTCGGATTGCCGCTGGCGGTTGAGTTTGGCCGTCGGATGCCGGTGGTCGGTTTCGACATCAATCCTGCGCGGATTCGCGAACTGCGTGCGGGTCGCGACTCGACGCTGGAAACCGAACCGGAAGATCTGCGCGCAGCGCGGCATCTGCGGTTCACCACCCGCGCTGCGGATCTGCGGTCGTGCAACTTCTACATCGTCACGGTTCCGACGCCGGTGGACGAGTTCAAACGGCCGGACCTGCGGCCGCTTGAACGGGCCAGCGAAACGGTCGGGGGAGTGCTCAAACGGGGGGACATCGTGGTATATGAGTCCACGGTTTACCCGGGCGCGACGGAGGAGGTGTGCGCGCCAATTCTCGAGCGGCGATCCGGTCTGAAGCTGAACCGCGATTTTTTCCTGGGCTACAGTCCGGAGCGGATCAATCCGGGCGACAAGGAGCACCGGCTGGTCAACATCCGGAAAATTGTTTCCGGTTCCACCCCTGCGGCCGCGCGGCGTGTGCAGGCGGTGTACTCGACGATTGTGCAGGCGGGAACGTTTCTGGCCAGCTCGATCCGCGTGGCGGAGGCGGCGAAGGTGATTGAAAACACCCAGCGGGACGTGAACATTGCGCTGGTGAACGAGCTGGCGATGCTGTTTGAGCGACTCGGCATCGACACCGAGGAGGTGCTGGAGGCGGCCGGCACGAAGTGGAACTTCCTGCCGTTCCGGCCGGGCCTGGTGGGGGGGCATTGCATTGGCGTGGACCCGTACTACCTCACTCACAAGGCCCAGCAGGTGGGCTTCCATCCCGAGATGATTCTCGCGGGCCGGCGCACGAACGACAATATGGGCTCGTACGTGGTCACCCGCCTGATCAAGCTGATGACCGCCCGCCGCATCATCGTGCCGGGCTCGCGCGTGTTGGTGATGGGGCTGACGTTCAAGGAGAACTGTCCGGACATCCGCAACACACGGGTGGTCGACATCGTTCAGGAGCTGCGCGAGCTGGGTGCCCGGGTGGACGTGTACGATCCGTGGGCGGATCCGGCGGAGGCGCAGCGGGAGTACGGTATCCGGCTGATCCGTCGGCTGCGTGCGCGCACCTACGACGCGATTCTGCTGGCGGTGGCGCACCGGCAATTCCGGGAGATGGGCGCCGCGAACATCCGCGCGCTCGGCCGCCGCCCGCACGTGTTGTTCGACGTGAAGTACATTCTCCCGCGCGGTGCCGCGGACGGCCGGC
- a CDS encoding glycosyl hydrolase family 17 protein yields MSAIRPGRMWVAVAVLEVFVRMPVATAGPPRPLDGAAYGPFRAGQAPGGAYPTTNQIAADLQTLQRLCAVIRTYGVEQTLAEIPRLCAAAGLDCWPGAWLDTSPVANTQQVQRLIAIGQAGHATTKGLIVGNEVRLFNRLPLSTLTDFVQQVRVATGLPVATAEPWQIWTGAEGSNLAAAVDVILVHVHPYWDGVPATGAAAYVARRWSEVTNLHPHKPVWIGETGWPTAGPANGAAVPGIAEQRTFLHSFAVLARERGIRWFVFEAFDEPWKTEGGVGPHWGLMTVERALKPPLVEWLSAATPLTAVQREAGGVRLRWRSFPGNPYWVQRSTTPPAAWANVTNISGAVGEETSAVVSAGGTPAWWFRVSALY; encoded by the coding sequence ATGAGCGCGATACGTCCGGGCCGGATGTGGGTGGCTGTGGCGGTGCTGGAGGTGTTCGTGCGGATGCCCGTTGCCACGGCGGGGCCGCCCAGGCCGCTGGACGGTGCGGCGTATGGTCCTTTCCGAGCGGGACAAGCGCCGGGCGGCGCGTACCCCACAACGAACCAGATCGCGGCAGATCTGCAGACACTCCAGCGTCTGTGCGCGGTGATCCGGACCTATGGGGTGGAGCAAACGCTCGCGGAGATCCCGAGGCTGTGCGCGGCTGCGGGGCTCGACTGCTGGCCCGGTGCCTGGCTGGACACCAGTCCGGTCGCAAACACTCAGCAGGTGCAACGGCTCATCGCCATCGGGCAGGCGGGGCATGCGACCACGAAGGGGCTCATCGTCGGAAATGAGGTGAGACTGTTCAATCGGTTACCGCTTTCCACGCTGACCGACTTTGTGCAGCAGGTGCGCGTTGCGACGGGCCTGCCGGTGGCGACGGCAGAGCCGTGGCAGATCTGGACAGGAGCAGAAGGGTCGAATCTTGCTGCGGCGGTGGACGTCATTCTGGTGCATGTTCACCCATACTGGGACGGGGTGCCGGCGACGGGCGCGGCCGCCTACGTGGCCCGGCGTTGGAGTGAGGTGACGAACCTGCACCCGCACAAGCCGGTATGGATCGGCGAGACCGGCTGGCCGACCGCGGGGCCCGCGAACGGCGCAGCGGTGCCCGGAATCGCCGAGCAGCGGACGTTTTTGCATTCGTTTGCGGTCTTGGCGCGAGAACGCGGGATCCGGTGGTTTGTGTTTGAGGCATTTGACGAGCCATGGAAGACCGAGGGAGGAGTGGGGCCGCACTGGGGCCTCATGACGGTCGAGCGTGCGCTCAAACCTCCGTTGGTGGAGTGGTTGTCGGCCGCCACGCCGTTGACGGCGGTGCAGCGGGAGGCGGGTGGTGTGCGGCTGCGATGGCGAAGTTTCCCCGGTAATCCTTACTGGGTTCAGCGATCGACCACGCCGCCGGCCGCATGGGCGAACGTGACCAATATTTCCGGTGCGGTAGGGGAAGAGACATCGGCAGTAGTTTCCGCCGGGGGTACGCCCGCGTGGTGGTTCCGCGTTTCCGCGCTCTACTGA
- a CDS encoding DoxX family membrane protein, which produces MTNEVERGDTSPKLCGWPDETWAFLVLRLWLAMRAIVTGLQKFQGVDEGGQAAFGLKYYKAMPDALFNKIAAEPLFPSFLSKPFTASLGYLLIITGLMTLLGLGTRVSLVIQGLLYVALTFGLILIKQDAGVAWLGIHVALVALALAWARHNRLAILKKW; this is translated from the coding sequence ATGACGAACGAAGTGGAACGCGGAGACACAAGCCCCAAACTGTGCGGGTGGCCGGACGAAACCTGGGCGTTTCTCGTTCTCCGGCTCTGGCTGGCGATGCGCGCAATCGTCACCGGCCTGCAGAAGTTTCAGGGCGTGGACGAAGGGGGCCAGGCGGCGTTCGGGCTGAAATACTACAAGGCGATGCCCGATGCGCTGTTCAACAAAATCGCTGCGGAGCCGTTGTTCCCCTCCTTCCTTTCCAAGCCCTTCACCGCATCGCTCGGCTATCTGCTGATCATCACCGGCCTGATGACGCTGCTGGGCCTCGGCACAAGGGTCTCGCTGGTGATCCAAGGGCTGCTCTATGTGGCGCTGACCTTCGGCCTCATTCTGATCAAACAGGACGCCGGCGTCGCCTGGCTGGGCATCCACGTGGCGCTCGTCGCGCTGGCGCTGGCGTGGGCGCGACATAACCGGCTGGCGATCCTCAAGAAATGGTGA
- a CDS encoding Gfo/Idh/MocA family oxidoreductase: MNSHRHSSHGTRRAAAERVSRRSFLQRSAVGAGLAMISRVAANAQTSAAPAATPQPAPAVLRGAGEVVRVGLVGCGAQGRVLLEACMPIPDLQFVAVCDIWPYNLRYGVNYLQKFGHTVSSHEDFDEFLSAGKDKGMQAVIIATPDIWHSPYTVAALKAGLHVYCEKMMSNTVEGARAMVRAMRETGRLLQIGHQRRSNPRYLHALEKIMRSGMLGRVVNAGGQWNRSIRGSVDLTWPERYALPQATLEKYGYANMREFRNWRWFRKYSGGPISDLGAHQIDIFGWFLGARPKTVMASGGTDYFTDREWYDNVMAIYEYGLPDGSTTRVFYQVLTTTSAGGGYFETFMGVDGTLKISENEAITRAYKEAHADWTEWIEKGAVRPIERAETIPVSLSQVALLDVRASADLDAFELPVPMDKKAHQPHLENFFDAVRGKAKLNCPGDEAFHSEAAVFKVNPAVEAKRQLVFEPSDFEV, from the coding sequence ATGAATTCCCACCGTCACAGTTCTCACGGGACCCGACGGGCGGCCGCCGAGCGCGTCAGCCGCCGCAGTTTTCTGCAGCGCAGCGCGGTCGGTGCTGGTCTGGCGATGATCAGCCGCGTCGCCGCGAACGCCCAAACTTCCGCCGCCCCAGCCGCCACCCCCCAGCCGGCTCCCGCGGTGCTGCGCGGTGCCGGCGAAGTCGTGCGGGTGGGCCTGGTGGGCTGCGGCGCGCAGGGCCGCGTGCTGCTCGAGGCCTGCATGCCGATCCCCGACCTGCAGTTCGTCGCGGTTTGCGACATCTGGCCCTACAACCTCCGCTACGGCGTCAACTACCTTCAAAAGTTCGGCCACACCGTCTCCTCGCACGAGGACTTCGACGAGTTTCTGTCCGCCGGCAAGGACAAGGGCATGCAGGCGGTCATCATCGCCACGCCCGACATCTGGCACTCCCCCTACACCGTGGCCGCGCTGAAGGCCGGCCTCCACGTGTACTGCGAGAAGATGATGTCGAACACCGTCGAGGGCGCCCGCGCGATGGTCCGCGCAATGAGGGAAACCGGCCGGCTCCTTCAGATCGGCCACCAGCGCCGAAGCAATCCCCGTTACCTCCACGCGCTCGAGAAGATCATGCGCTCGGGCATGCTGGGCCGCGTCGTCAACGCGGGCGGCCAGTGGAACCGTTCCATCCGCGGCAGTGTGGATCTCACCTGGCCCGAACGCTACGCGCTGCCCCAGGCCACGCTCGAAAAGTACGGCTACGCCAACATGCGCGAGTTCCGCAACTGGCGCTGGTTCCGCAAGTACAGCGGCGGCCCCATCTCCGACCTCGGCGCCCACCAAATTGACATCTTCGGATGGTTCCTCGGTGCCCGCCCCAAAACCGTAATGGCGTCCGGCGGTACGGACTATTTCACCGACCGCGAGTGGTACGACAACGTGATGGCCATCTATGAGTACGGACTGCCCGATGGCTCCACCACCCGCGTCTTCTACCAGGTTCTCACCACCACCAGCGCCGGCGGCGGCTACTTCGAAACCTTCATGGGCGTCGATGGCACACTAAAAATCTCCGAAAACGAGGCCATCACCCGCGCCTACAAGGAAGCCCACGCGGACTGGACCGAATGGATCGAAAAAGGCGCCGTCCGACCCATCGAACGCGCCGAGACCATCCCGGTGAGCCTCTCGCAGGTCGCGCTGCTTGACGTGCGCGCCTCGGCGGACCTCGACGCGTTCGAACTGCCGGTCCCGATGGACAAGAAAGCCCACCAGCCCCATCTCGAAAACTTCTTCGATGCGGTGCGCGGCAAGGCGAAACTGAACTGCCCGGGCGAT